In Gossypium arboreum isolate Shixiya-1 chromosome 6, ASM2569848v2, whole genome shotgun sequence, the following are encoded in one genomic region:
- the LOC108481289 gene encoding uncharacterized protein LOC108481289, translated as MRIVEQPNNSLLLTNYAQFLHLVVKDYDRAEEYFKRAIEVEPQDAEALGLYADFLWKVRKDQWGAEEMYIQAVEADTKNPFQVSKYANFLWSTGGEGTCFVFDESKE; from the exons ATGCGTATTGTTGAGCAGCCTAATAATTCTCTTTTGCTAACAAATTATGCTCAGTTTCTTCACCTTGTTGTCAAGGACTATGACAG GGCAGAAGAGTACTTCAAACGTGCTATTGAGGTGGAACCTCAAGACGCCGAGGCATTGGGACTGTATGCTGATTTCTTATGGAAAGTGAGAAAGGATCAGTGGGGAGCTGAAGAAATGTACATACAAGCTGTCGAGGCtgacaccaaaaacccttttcaaGTATCAAAATATGCAAATTTCTTATGGAGCACTGGTGGCGAAGGCACTTGTtttgtatttgatgaatcaaaagagtAA